Proteins encoded in a region of the Neoarius graeffei isolate fNeoGra1 chromosome 3, fNeoGra1.pri, whole genome shotgun sequence genome:
- the LOC132882613 gene encoding uncharacterized protein K02A2.6-like, with protein MASKEAQQLHATTKIGAIRSKVDAELDTLVTSGVLEPVAISEWATPIVPVPKKNGEIRICGDFKVTLNPVLAAEQYPLPHIDDLFAGLSRGQKFSKMDLNQAYLQMRVQEESKAFLTITTQKGQFRYCQLPFGITSAPSHFQRAMDQILSGLPGVQCYLDNILCTRATDEEHLRNLDAVLQRLQDYGLRVHKDKGEFFRPSVEYLGHVIDANRLHTAPSKSRAIADAPPLQNVSHHCIEAFQKAKDTLLMFGVLTHFDPSLPIQLACDASPYGVGAVISHILPNGEESIAFASRTLNKAESNYVQIEREALSIVFGVRRFHQYLYGRRFTLFTDHRPLTTILGLHSGIPSLAANRMQRWAMLLSAHSYDIKYHKTDQHQNADGLSRLPLPVTKPESSSTGIFYFSQVEGMPVSAVQVKRATRMDPVLAGVLDMVMKGHSRSDVPDLQPYLSRRTELSIQSGCLLWGRRVVILPTLRKTVLRQLHVGHSGIVRMKELARSYFWWPGVDREIENVAKTCHKCQRVRNIPQLAPLHPWEFPEEPWQRVHVDFAGPVEGRMLLVAVDAHSKWPKVTIVKSTTTNKTIEKIGEMFSRFGCPIQLVSDNGPQLVSEGMTIFLQANGVQHVKSAPFHPATNGLAKRFVQTLKHALKTSQGQGTFRQSLHRFLLTYRITHHATTKVSPATLMFKRDLQTHFDLLKPLTVKDAVQNQQKKQTQQQKQQAKERNFSPGDPVLARNYSTGPQWVHATILTQTSPVSYTVQTADGRMWRRHVDQLLQTAAPTLTPPPEDCVGDSLGGHTGDPVSAPGGTSLLEVPVPDPPPEMPVGLAPPSPAGMLSPPKDNRDSPPGERQYPERERRPPKCMDL; from the exons ATGGCCTCAAAGGAGGCTCAACAGCTACATGCAACTACCAAA ATTGGTGCCATACGTTCGAAAGTTGATGCTGAACTTGACACCCTGGTCACAAGTGGCGTTCTGGAACCAGTAGCTATTAGTGAGTGGGCAACGCCTATTGTTCCCGTGCCAAAGAAAAATGGAGAAATTCGAATCTGTGGAGATTTCAAGGTGACGCTGAATCCTGTACTAGCTGCTGAACAATATCCTCTCCCTCACATTGATGATTTGTTTGCAGGGCTTAGTCGAGGACAGAAGTTTAGTAAAATGGATCTGAACCAGGCCTACTTGCAGATGCGTGTCCAGGAAGAATCAAAAGCGTTTCTCACGATAACAACACAAAAGGGTCAGTTCAGATACTGTCAACTTCCTTTCGGAATCACGTCAGCCCCTTCACATTTTCAGCGTGCCATGGACCAGATCCTCAGTGGCCTTCCGGGTGTGCAGTGTTACCTCGACAACATCCTTTGCACTAGGGCTACCGATGAGGAACATCTGCGTAATCTGGATGCAGTCCTTCAGAGACTACAAGACTATGGCCTTCGAGTCCACAAAGACAAGGGCGAGTTCTTCAGGCCGTCAGTTGAATATCTGGGACATGTAATCGATGCAAACAGATTGCACACTGCCCCATCCAAGAGCCGCGCCATTGCAGATGCTCCACCACTACAGAATGTGAGTCA CCATTGCATA GAGGCTTTTCAGAAAGCCAAGGACACCCTGTTGATGTTTGGAGTGCTGACACACTTTGACCCCTCTCTTCCAATTCAGCTAGCCTGTGATGCTTCTCCCTATGGAGTGGGAGCTGTTATTTCCCATATACTGCCAAATGGAGAAGAAAGTATTGCATTTGCATCGCGAACATTGAATAAAGCGGAGTCCAACTATGTGCAGATAGAAAGGGAAGCACTGAGCATTGTCTTTGGAGTTCGTCGTTTTCACCAGTATCTCTATGGACGGCGATTCACCCTTTTTACAGATCACAGACCCCTCACTACCATCCTGGGGCTGCACTCAGGCATACCATCACTTGCGGCGAACCGCATGCAAAGATGGGCTATGCTATTATCAGCCCACTCATACGATATTAAATATCACAAGACAGACCAACACCAAAATGCAGACGGGTTGTCCAGGCTTCCCCTGCCCGTTACCAAGCCAGAGTCAAGCAGCACAGGCATTTTCTACTTCAGCCAGGTAGAGGGCATGCCCGTATCAGCTGTCCAAGTAAAGAGAGCTACGCGCATGGATCCTGTCTTGGCAGGGGTCCTGGACATGGTGATGAAGGGCCATTCAAGAAGTGATGTCCCTGACCTTCAGCCATACCTCTCAAGGAGGACTGAATTGTCAATACAGTCTGGATGTTTGCTGTGGGGGAGGAGGGTGGTCATTCTGCCAACATTACGGAAGACTGTTCTGCGACAACTCCATGTGGGTCATAGTGGAATTGTGCGCATGAAAGAATTAGCGAGAAGTTACTTTTGGTGGCCAGGAGTGGACCGAGAGATTGAGAATGTAGCCAAGACCTGCCACAAATGCCAGAGGGTTCGGAACATTCCACAGTTAGCTCCCCTACACCCTTGGGAGTTCCCAGAAGAACCATGGCAGCGTGTTCATGTGGATTTCGCGGGACCAGTGGAAGGGCGGATGCTACTGGTAGCTGTAGATGCACACAGCAAATGGCCCAAAGTGACAATCGTGAAATCTACCACTACTAACAAAACCATTGAAAAAATAGGGGAAATGTTCagtcgttttgggtgccccatacAGTTAGTCTCGGACAATGGTCCCCAGCTGGTGTCAGAAGGAATGACCATTTTCCTGCAAGCAAATGGGGTACAGCACGTCAAATCAGCACCTTTCCACCCGGCTACTAATGGGTTAGCCAAAAGGTTTGTCCAAACCCTGAAACATGCACTTAAGACCTCTCAAGGTCAAGGAACATTTCGTCAGAGCTTACACAGATTTTTGTTGACTTATAGGATCACTCACCACGCCACCACCAAGGTCTCTCCAGCAACCCTGATGTTCAAGAGAGACCTGCAAACCCATTTTGACCTGTTAAAACCCCTCACAGTGAAAGACGCTGTGCAAAATCAGCAGAAAAAGCAGACTCAGCAACAGAAACAACAGGCTAAGGAAAGGAACTTCTCTCCTGGTGACCCAGTGTTAGCCAGAAATTACAGTACTGGTCCACAGTGGGTGCACGCAACCATTTTGACGCAGACCAGTCCTGTTTCATACACCGTTCAGACTGCTGACGGTCGCATGTGGAGGAGACATGTCGACCAACTCCTGCAGACTGCAGCACCAACACTCACACCACCTCCAGAGGACTGTGTTGGGGATTCGCTGGGAGGCCACACTGGTGACCCCGTCTCAGCACCTGGGGGTACCTCTCTTCTTGAGGTGCCGGTTCCTGACCCTCCGCCAGAGATGCCGGTGGGGCTGGCGCCTCCATCCCCAGCAGGAATGTTATCGCCACCTAAGGACAATAGGGATAGCCCTCCCGGTGAGCGCCAATACCCAGAAAGAGAGCGGCGGCCTCCCAAATGTATGGATTTATGA